The Podarcis muralis chromosome 10, rPodMur119.hap1.1, whole genome shotgun sequence genome includes a region encoding these proteins:
- the CENPM gene encoding centromere protein M isoform X1 has protein sequence MAALAAFAKLPAINSATVLLVGTNEDFQEQLAETMLKEKEDFKVNIHLTRSLPLPAERDHIRPRIDLIVFMINVKSKYSFNYHTGCFFICFSTSFKDIESSLLHVDANFFLGKVCFLVIGACEMNQISVDVDTVLKLADCYCSPVLFCELERESTRISTARQLLRMLQICAGHVSGVSALSFSSLMGSYIDYSSIME, from the exons ATGGCGGCGTTGGCTGCTTTCGCCAAGCTCCCAGCAATCAACTCTGCCACTGTTTTG tTGGTGGGAACAAATGAAGATTTCCAAGAGCAGCTAGCAGAGACAATGCTTAAGGAAAAGGAAGATTTTAAAGTAAATAT CCACTTGACAAGGTCTCTTCCTTTACCTGCAGAGAGAGATCACATCCGGCCTCGAATTGATCTGATTGTTTTTATGATTAATGTAAAAAGCAAATACAG CTTCAACTATCACACTGGgtgcttttttatttgtttttctaccAGTTTTAAGGATATTGAATCTTCACTGCTACATGTAGATGCCAACTTTTTCCTTGGAAAAGTGTGCTTTCTGGTCATAGGTG CATGTGAAATGAATCAAATCAGTGTGGACGTGGACACTGTCTTGAAGCTGGCAGATTGTTACTGCAGCCCTGTTCTATTCTGTGAACTGGAA cGTGAGAGTACCAGGATTTCCACAGCTCGACAGCTGCTCCGGATGCTGCAAATATGTGCTGGTCATGTGTCAGGAGTTTCTGCACTCTCCTTCAGTTCGTTAATGGGAAGTTACATTGATTACTCCAGTATCATGGAATAA
- the CENPM gene encoding centromere protein M isoform X3, whose amino-acid sequence MLKEKEDFKVNIHLTRSLPLPAERDHIRPRIDLIVFMINVKSKYSFNYHTGCFFICFSTSFKDIESSLLHVDANFFLGKVCFLVIGACEMNQISVDVDTVLKLADCYCSPVLFCELERESTRISTARQLLRMLQICAGHVSGVSALSFSSLMGSYIDYSSIME is encoded by the exons ATGCTTAAGGAAAAGGAAGATTTTAAAGTAAATAT CCACTTGACAAGGTCTCTTCCTTTACCTGCAGAGAGAGATCACATCCGGCCTCGAATTGATCTGATTGTTTTTATGATTAATGTAAAAAGCAAATACAG CTTCAACTATCACACTGGgtgcttttttatttgtttttctaccAGTTTTAAGGATATTGAATCTTCACTGCTACATGTAGATGCCAACTTTTTCCTTGGAAAAGTGTGCTTTCTGGTCATAGGTG CATGTGAAATGAATCAAATCAGTGTGGACGTGGACACTGTCTTGAAGCTGGCAGATTGTTACTGCAGCCCTGTTCTATTCTGTGAACTGGAA cGTGAGAGTACCAGGATTTCCACAGCTCGACAGCTGCTCCGGATGCTGCAAATATGTGCTGGTCATGTGTCAGGAGTTTCTGCACTCTCCTTCAGTTCGTTAATGGGAAGTTACATTGATTACTCCAGTATCATGGAATAA
- the LOC114605579 gene encoding small integral membrane protein 45 has protein sequence MPHFLDWFVPMYLMISILILVGFGACIYYFEPGLQEAHKWRTQRPIMERDLRKTLMIRDNLAFGVPEV, from the coding sequence ATGCCTCATTTCTTGGATTGGTTTGTGCCAATGTATCTGATGATCTCCATTCTTATCTTGGTGGGCTTTGGAGCTTGCATATACTACTTTGAGCCAGGACTTCAGGAAGCGCACAAGTGGCGGACACAAAGGCCAATCATGGAACGAGACCTTCGGAAAACACTGATGATACGAGACAACCTTGCATTTGGGGTGCCTGAAGTCTAG
- the CENPM gene encoding centromere protein M isoform X2: MAALAAFAKLPAINSATVLLVGTNEDFQEQLAETMLKEKEDFKVNIHLTRSLPLPAERDHIRPRIDLIVFMINVKSKYSFKDIESSLLHVDANFFLGKVCFLVIGACEMNQISVDVDTVLKLADCYCSPVLFCELERESTRISTARQLLRMLQICAGHVSGVSALSFSSLMGSYIDYSSIME; encoded by the exons ATGGCGGCGTTGGCTGCTTTCGCCAAGCTCCCAGCAATCAACTCTGCCACTGTTTTG tTGGTGGGAACAAATGAAGATTTCCAAGAGCAGCTAGCAGAGACAATGCTTAAGGAAAAGGAAGATTTTAAAGTAAATAT CCACTTGACAAGGTCTCTTCCTTTACCTGCAGAGAGAGATCACATCCGGCCTCGAATTGATCTGATTGTTTTTATGATTAATGTAAAAAGCAAATACAG TTTTAAGGATATTGAATCTTCACTGCTACATGTAGATGCCAACTTTTTCCTTGGAAAAGTGTGCTTTCTGGTCATAGGTG CATGTGAAATGAATCAAATCAGTGTGGACGTGGACACTGTCTTGAAGCTGGCAGATTGTTACTGCAGCCCTGTTCTATTCTGTGAACTGGAA cGTGAGAGTACCAGGATTTCCACAGCTCGACAGCTGCTCCGGATGCTGCAAATATGTGCTGGTCATGTGTCAGGAGTTTCTGCACTCTCCTTCAGTTCGTTAATGGGAAGTTACATTGATTACTCCAGTATCATGGAATAA